In the Pieris napi chromosome 19, ilPieNapi1.2, whole genome shotgun sequence genome, one interval contains:
- the LOC125059403 gene encoding IQ motif and SEC7 domain-containing protein 2 isoform X3: MRIGDLGGVLLEAAKLTRSWFCQKPGLAEDYGFSQKVDEEENSGGVTLHPPDGFYSHQHNIHSGHHAHNAEPDRGYMEGNRYVTAVHRPMPALNHSNSSCSSASNASTGAGLCAGAAEPAPPLYIAAPPEGFGLAVHTNRRGTDVGIIGSTGIAQKDSSLPQKRGKLTRGRYEMSQDLLDKQVEILERRYGGLRARRAAVTIQRAFRRRQLLKKFSAITAMAKAADSNARRMQDGDHLMINGNDIYANTMLQKSPAGVEKSLALTRPMRSMSLRERHDVDMGNHIGCDSNDVDAMVARVQQSAHQIHMIASEIPHRGDADSGVCSCSVSGSVTNISTSSSHNESLHNHQLLNNSGPIYGNLLSSGGKPLSSPTARQQQQLAAIQAANARRHPPEVPKRTSSITLNAESPVSLRRAECGGAVVRGGSMSSVQSSSSSSSQEHRHYHQVYQPRQQEPHIHIQEPQFQHTRTASGTLYEADRFNVWKRQDAPPYYEAPPAAACCRPQHEHQHTHQQPLKVSETVRKRQYRVGLNLFNKKPERGIGYLISRGFLENSPRGVARFLITRKGLSKQMIGEYLGNLQNQFNMAALECFVNELDLSGMAVDVALRRYQAHFRLPGEAQKIERLVEAFARRYCVCNPDFVQRLRTQDTIFVLAFAIIMLNTDLHTPNLKPEARMSLDDFVRNLRGIDDCGDIDRDMLAGIYERVKSSEFRPGSDHVTQVMKVQATIVGKKPHLALPHRRLVCYCRLYEIPDIHKKERPGVHQREVFLFNDLLVITKIFSKKKSSVTYTFRQSFPLCAMLVNLFSVPHYPFGIRLSRRVDGRRLATFNARNEHDRCKFAEDLRESIAEMDEMEAMRIEAELNRGKGRGTNNSARNVMENRDSGVADVEIDHQQCIDHMHAHGVVPPPPSCPAPMAPRPPGGGCPPTAVIKRNVLSNSLVDINDPGMYLALAAERLQRRGSVGSLDSGMSVSFQQGSRTALHATSPRHPPEQRSPGRIFGGIFPARIRKLSASGIPDTKSQVGKSTEV, from the exons CTTCTCCCAGAAGGTCGACGAGGAGGAGAACAGCGGCGGGGTGACTCTTCACCCCCCGGACGGGTTCTACTCCCACCAGCACAATATTCACAGCGGACACCATGCGCACAACGCGGAGCCTGACCGCGGTTACATGGAAGGCAACAGATATGTTACAGCAGTTCATCGACCTATGCCTG cTCTAAACCATTCAAACTCGTCATGCTCGTCTGCCTCGAATGCGTCTACCGGTGCAGGGCTGTGCGCGGGCGCAGCGGAACCGGCGCCGCCGCTTTATATCGCCGCGCCGCCAGAGGGCTTCGGATTGGCTGTTCATACCAACAG GCGTGGCACAGACGTGGGAATCATTGGCAGTACTGGGATAGCGCAAAAAGATTCCAGTTTACCCCAAAAAAGGGGGAAACTTACCCGAGG TCGGTATGAAATGTCACAAGATTTGTTGGACAAGCAAGTTGAGATATTGGAGAGACGATACGGTGGGTTGCGCGCGCGCAGAGCCGCGGTGACGATCCAACGCGCGTTTAGAAGGCGGCAGCTTCTAAAGAAATTCAGCGCTATTACTGCTATGGCTAAGGCGGCCGATTCGAATGCTCGACGAATGCAGGATGGCGATCATTTGATGATTAACG gCAACGATATCTACGCGAATACAATGCTACAAAAGAGCCCGGCGGGTGTGGAGAAGTCTCTGGCGCTCACCAGGCCAATGCGGTCCATGTCACTACGGGAGAGACATGATGTCGACATGGG CAACCACATCGGCTGTGACTCGAACGATGTTGATGCGATGGTGGCTAGAGTCCAGCAGTCGGCGCATCAGATACACATGATCGCAAGTGAAATACCGCACAGGGGAGACGCAGATAGCGga GTGTGTAGCTGTTCCGTGAGCGGTTCAGTGACAAACATATCGACATCCTCATCACATAACGAATCTCTACACAACCATCAATTGTTGAATAACTCAG GTCCAATATACGGGAACCTACTGTCCTCCGGTGGTAAACCACTGTCGTCCCCAACAGCGCGGCAACAGCAGCAGCTAGCCGCAATCCAGGCGGCAAATGCGAGACGACATCCGCCGGAAGTGCCAAAACGGACAAGTAGTATTACACTCAA TGCGGAAAGCCCCGTGTCGCTCCGAAGAGCTGAGTGCGGGGGTGCGGTGGTGAGAGGGGGGTCTATGTCCTCCGTACAGTCCTCGTCTTCGTCATCGTCTCAGGAGCACAGGCATTACCATCAGGTGTACCAACCTAGGCaacag GAGCCCCATATCCACATCCAAGAACCGCAGTTCCAGCACACTCGTACTGCGTCTGGAACGCTCTACGAAGCTGACAGGTTCAATGTCTGGAAGAGGCAGGACGCTCCGCCCTACTATGAAGCCCCACCTGCCGCTGCCTGTTGTCGACCTCAGCATGAGCATCAGCATACCCATCAACAGCCATTGAAG gTATCAGAAACTGTACGTAAACGTCAGTATCGCGTGGGTTTAAATCTATTCAACAAAAAGCCGGAGCGTGGTATTGGCTACTTGATCTCACGTGGTTTCCTGGAGAACTCTCCGAGAGGAGTAGCAAGATTCCTTATCACCAGGAAAGGGTTAAGCAAGCAGATGATTGGAGAATATCTTGGAAACCTGCAGAACCAGTTCAACATGGCTGCGTTAGA ATGTTTCGTAAACGAGCTGGATCTATCCGGTATGGCGGTAGACGTGGCACTGCGCAGGTATCAGGCGCATTTCCGTTTGCCAGGGGAGGCACAAAAGATCGAGAGGCTGGTAGAGGCATTCGCAAGGCGCTACTGCGTGTGCAATCCAGACTTCGTACAGAGGCTTCGTACTCAGGATACG atatTCGTATTGGCGTTCGCAATTATAATGCTAAACACCGATTTGCACACACCGAATCTCAAACCGGAAGCTCGAATGTCACTCGATGACTTTGTTCGCAACTTGCGGGGCATCGACGACTGTGGAGACATCGACAGGGACATGTTGGCTGGCATCTATGAGCGTGTGAAGTCAAGCGAATTTAGACCTGGCAGCGATCATGTTACTCAG GTGATGAAAGTCCAAGCTACGATAGTGGGCAAGAAGCCGCACTTGGCCCTTCCCCACCGTCGCCTCGTGTGCTATTGCCGTCTCTACGAAATACCTGACATACATAAGAAGGAACGCCCGGGGGTGCATCAGAGAGag gtgTTCCTATTCAATGATCTTCTGGTGATAACCAAGATATTCAGCAAGAAGAAGTCGTCAGTGACCTACACGTTCAGGCAGTCATTCCCGCTGTGCGCGATGTTGGTGAATCTCTTCTCTGTTCCAC ATTACCCCTTCGGCATACGTCTGTCCCGTCGCGTGGACGGCCGCAGACTGGCAACATTCAATGCGCGTAACGAGCACGACCGTTGCAAATTCGCTGAAGACCTGCGCGAGAGCATCGCGGAAATGGATGAAATGGAGGCCATGAGGATCGAAGCTGAATTGAATAGGGGAAAGGGCAGGGGTACGAATAATAGTGCTAGGAATG TTATGGAGAATCGTGACAGTGGAGTAGCAGATGTGGAAATCGATCACCAACAATGTATTGATCACATGCATGCTCAtgg CGTGGTGCCACCGCCCCCCTCGTGCCCTGCCCCCATGGCCCCGCGCCCGCCTGGTGGAGGCTGCCCCCCTACCGCAGTCATCAAGAGGAACGTTCTCAGCAACTCCCTGGTTGACATCAACGATCCTGGTATGTATT TGGCCCTCGCAGCCGAGCGGCTCCAGCGCCGTGGGTCAGTGGGGTCCCTGGACAGCGGCATGTCCGTCTCCTTCCAGCAGGGCAGCCGCACTGCTCTTCACGCCACGTCACCGCGACATCCACCCGAGCAACGGTCGCCGG GTCGTATCTTTGGCGGTATTTTCCCGGCACGAATACGCAAACTGAGCGCATCGGGAATCCCCGACACGAAGAGCCAAGTCGGCAAAAGCACAGAAGTCTAA
- the LOC125059403 gene encoding IQ motif and SEC7 domain-containing protein 3 isoform X1: MATMDLTNEVVRLRAELEKVSTERDMLLCEVSNLRRELELSELKNLQDDSFSQKVDEEENSGGVTLHPPDGFYSHQHNIHSGHHAHNAEPDRGYMEGNRYVTAVHRPMPALNHSNSSCSSASNASTGAGLCAGAAEPAPPLYIAAPPEGFGLAVHTNRRGTDVGIIGSTGIAQKDSSLPQKRGKLTRGRYEMSQDLLDKQVEILERRYGGLRARRAAVTIQRAFRRRQLLKKFSAITAMAKAADSNARRMQDGDHLMINGNDIYANTMLQKSPAGVEKSLALTRPMRSMSLRERHDVDMGNHIGCDSNDVDAMVARVQQSAHQIHMIASEIPHRGDADSGVCSCSVSGSVTNISTSSSHNESLHNHQLLNNSGPIYGNLLSSGGKPLSSPTARQQQQLAAIQAANARRHPPEVPKRTSSITLNAESPVSLRRAECGGAVVRGGSMSSVQSSSSSSSQEHRHYHQVYQPRQQEPHIHIQEPQFQHTRTASGTLYEADRFNVWKRQDAPPYYEAPPAAACCRPQHEHQHTHQQPLKVSETVRKRQYRVGLNLFNKKPERGIGYLISRGFLENSPRGVARFLITRKGLSKQMIGEYLGNLQNQFNMAALECFVNELDLSGMAVDVALRRYQAHFRLPGEAQKIERLVEAFARRYCVCNPDFVQRLRTQDTIFVLAFAIIMLNTDLHTPNLKPEARMSLDDFVRNLRGIDDCGDIDRDMLAGIYERVKSSEFRPGSDHVTQVMKVQATIVGKKPHLALPHRRLVCYCRLYEIPDIHKKERPGVHQREVFLFNDLLVITKIFSKKKSSVTYTFRQSFPLCAMLVNLFSVPHYPFGIRLSRRVDGRRLATFNARNEHDRCKFAEDLRESIAEMDEMEAMRIEAELNRGKGRGTNNSARNVMENRDSGVADVEIDHQQCIDHMHAHGVVPPPPSCPAPMAPRPPGGGCPPTAVIKRNVLSNSLVDINDPGMYLALAAERLQRRGSVGSLDSGMSVSFQQGSRTALHATSPRHPPEQRSPGRIFGGIFPARIRKLSASGIPDTKSQVGKSTEV, translated from the exons CTTCTCCCAGAAGGTCGACGAGGAGGAGAACAGCGGCGGGGTGACTCTTCACCCCCCGGACGGGTTCTACTCCCACCAGCACAATATTCACAGCGGACACCATGCGCACAACGCGGAGCCTGACCGCGGTTACATGGAAGGCAACAGATATGTTACAGCAGTTCATCGACCTATGCCTG cTCTAAACCATTCAAACTCGTCATGCTCGTCTGCCTCGAATGCGTCTACCGGTGCAGGGCTGTGCGCGGGCGCAGCGGAACCGGCGCCGCCGCTTTATATCGCCGCGCCGCCAGAGGGCTTCGGATTGGCTGTTCATACCAACAG GCGTGGCACAGACGTGGGAATCATTGGCAGTACTGGGATAGCGCAAAAAGATTCCAGTTTACCCCAAAAAAGGGGGAAACTTACCCGAGG TCGGTATGAAATGTCACAAGATTTGTTGGACAAGCAAGTTGAGATATTGGAGAGACGATACGGTGGGTTGCGCGCGCGCAGAGCCGCGGTGACGATCCAACGCGCGTTTAGAAGGCGGCAGCTTCTAAAGAAATTCAGCGCTATTACTGCTATGGCTAAGGCGGCCGATTCGAATGCTCGACGAATGCAGGATGGCGATCATTTGATGATTAACG gCAACGATATCTACGCGAATACAATGCTACAAAAGAGCCCGGCGGGTGTGGAGAAGTCTCTGGCGCTCACCAGGCCAATGCGGTCCATGTCACTACGGGAGAGACATGATGTCGACATGGG CAACCACATCGGCTGTGACTCGAACGATGTTGATGCGATGGTGGCTAGAGTCCAGCAGTCGGCGCATCAGATACACATGATCGCAAGTGAAATACCGCACAGGGGAGACGCAGATAGCGga GTGTGTAGCTGTTCCGTGAGCGGTTCAGTGACAAACATATCGACATCCTCATCACATAACGAATCTCTACACAACCATCAATTGTTGAATAACTCAG GTCCAATATACGGGAACCTACTGTCCTCCGGTGGTAAACCACTGTCGTCCCCAACAGCGCGGCAACAGCAGCAGCTAGCCGCAATCCAGGCGGCAAATGCGAGACGACATCCGCCGGAAGTGCCAAAACGGACAAGTAGTATTACACTCAA TGCGGAAAGCCCCGTGTCGCTCCGAAGAGCTGAGTGCGGGGGTGCGGTGGTGAGAGGGGGGTCTATGTCCTCCGTACAGTCCTCGTCTTCGTCATCGTCTCAGGAGCACAGGCATTACCATCAGGTGTACCAACCTAGGCaacag GAGCCCCATATCCACATCCAAGAACCGCAGTTCCAGCACACTCGTACTGCGTCTGGAACGCTCTACGAAGCTGACAGGTTCAATGTCTGGAAGAGGCAGGACGCTCCGCCCTACTATGAAGCCCCACCTGCCGCTGCCTGTTGTCGACCTCAGCATGAGCATCAGCATACCCATCAACAGCCATTGAAG gTATCAGAAACTGTACGTAAACGTCAGTATCGCGTGGGTTTAAATCTATTCAACAAAAAGCCGGAGCGTGGTATTGGCTACTTGATCTCACGTGGTTTCCTGGAGAACTCTCCGAGAGGAGTAGCAAGATTCCTTATCACCAGGAAAGGGTTAAGCAAGCAGATGATTGGAGAATATCTTGGAAACCTGCAGAACCAGTTCAACATGGCTGCGTTAGA ATGTTTCGTAAACGAGCTGGATCTATCCGGTATGGCGGTAGACGTGGCACTGCGCAGGTATCAGGCGCATTTCCGTTTGCCAGGGGAGGCACAAAAGATCGAGAGGCTGGTAGAGGCATTCGCAAGGCGCTACTGCGTGTGCAATCCAGACTTCGTACAGAGGCTTCGTACTCAGGATACG atatTCGTATTGGCGTTCGCAATTATAATGCTAAACACCGATTTGCACACACCGAATCTCAAACCGGAAGCTCGAATGTCACTCGATGACTTTGTTCGCAACTTGCGGGGCATCGACGACTGTGGAGACATCGACAGGGACATGTTGGCTGGCATCTATGAGCGTGTGAAGTCAAGCGAATTTAGACCTGGCAGCGATCATGTTACTCAG GTGATGAAAGTCCAAGCTACGATAGTGGGCAAGAAGCCGCACTTGGCCCTTCCCCACCGTCGCCTCGTGTGCTATTGCCGTCTCTACGAAATACCTGACATACATAAGAAGGAACGCCCGGGGGTGCATCAGAGAGag gtgTTCCTATTCAATGATCTTCTGGTGATAACCAAGATATTCAGCAAGAAGAAGTCGTCAGTGACCTACACGTTCAGGCAGTCATTCCCGCTGTGCGCGATGTTGGTGAATCTCTTCTCTGTTCCAC ATTACCCCTTCGGCATACGTCTGTCCCGTCGCGTGGACGGCCGCAGACTGGCAACATTCAATGCGCGTAACGAGCACGACCGTTGCAAATTCGCTGAAGACCTGCGCGAGAGCATCGCGGAAATGGATGAAATGGAGGCCATGAGGATCGAAGCTGAATTGAATAGGGGAAAGGGCAGGGGTACGAATAATAGTGCTAGGAATG TTATGGAGAATCGTGACAGTGGAGTAGCAGATGTGGAAATCGATCACCAACAATGTATTGATCACATGCATGCTCAtgg CGTGGTGCCACCGCCCCCCTCGTGCCCTGCCCCCATGGCCCCGCGCCCGCCTGGTGGAGGCTGCCCCCCTACCGCAGTCATCAAGAGGAACGTTCTCAGCAACTCCCTGGTTGACATCAACGATCCTGGTATGTATT TGGCCCTCGCAGCCGAGCGGCTCCAGCGCCGTGGGTCAGTGGGGTCCCTGGACAGCGGCATGTCCGTCTCCTTCCAGCAGGGCAGCCGCACTGCTCTTCACGCCACGTCACCGCGACATCCACCCGAGCAACGGTCGCCGG GTCGTATCTTTGGCGGTATTTTCCCGGCACGAATACGCAAACTGAGCGCATCGGGAATCCCCGACACGAAGAGCCAAGTCGGCAAAAGCACAGAAGTCTAA
- the LOC125059403 gene encoding IQ motif and SEC7 domain-containing protein 2 isoform X5, whose protein sequence is MATMDLTNEVVRLRAELEKVSTERDMLLCEVSNLRRELELSELKNLQDDSFSQKVDEEENSGGVTLHPPDGFYSHQHNIHSGHHAHNAEPDRGYMEGNRYVTAVHRPMPALNHSNSSCSSASNASTGAGLCAGAAEPAPPLYIAAPPEGFGLAVHTNSRYEMSQDLLDKQVEILERRYGGLRARRAAVTIQRAFRRRQLLKKFSAITAMAKAADSNARRMQDGDHLMINGNDIYANTMLQKSPAGVEKSLALTRPMRSMSLRERHDVDMGNHIGCDSNDVDAMVARVQQSAHQIHMIASEIPHRGDADSGVCSCSVSGSVTNISTSSSHNESLHNHQLLNNSGPIYGNLLSSGGKPLSSPTARQQQQLAAIQAANARRHPPEVPKRTSSITLNAESPVSLRRAECGGAVVRGGSMSSVQSSSSSSSQEHRHYHQVYQPRQQEPHIHIQEPQFQHTRTASGTLYEADRFNVWKRQDAPPYYEAPPAAACCRPQHEHQHTHQQPLKVSETVRKRQYRVGLNLFNKKPERGIGYLISRGFLENSPRGVARFLITRKGLSKQMIGEYLGNLQNQFNMAALECFVNELDLSGMAVDVALRRYQAHFRLPGEAQKIERLVEAFARRYCVCNPDFVQRLRTQDTIFVLAFAIIMLNTDLHTPNLKPEARMSLDDFVRNLRGIDDCGDIDRDMLAGIYERVKSSEFRPGSDHVTQVMKVQATIVGKKPHLALPHRRLVCYCRLYEIPDIHKKERPGVHQREVFLFNDLLVITKIFSKKKSSVTYTFRQSFPLCAMLVNLFSVPHYPFGIRLSRRVDGRRLATFNARNEHDRCKFAEDLRESIAEMDEMEAMRIEAELNRGKGRGTNNSARNVMENRDSGVADVEIDHQQCIDHMHAHGVVPPPPSCPAPMAPRPPGGGCPPTAVIKRNVLSNSLVDINDPGMYLALAAERLQRRGSVGSLDSGMSVSFQQGSRTALHATSPRHPPEQRSPGRIFGGIFPARIRKLSASGIPDTKSQVGKSTEV, encoded by the exons CTTCTCCCAGAAGGTCGACGAGGAGGAGAACAGCGGCGGGGTGACTCTTCACCCCCCGGACGGGTTCTACTCCCACCAGCACAATATTCACAGCGGACACCATGCGCACAACGCGGAGCCTGACCGCGGTTACATGGAAGGCAACAGATATGTTACAGCAGTTCATCGACCTATGCCTG cTCTAAACCATTCAAACTCGTCATGCTCGTCTGCCTCGAATGCGTCTACCGGTGCAGGGCTGTGCGCGGGCGCAGCGGAACCGGCGCCGCCGCTTTATATCGCCGCGCCGCCAGAGGGCTTCGGATTGGCTGTTCATACCAACAG TCGGTATGAAATGTCACAAGATTTGTTGGACAAGCAAGTTGAGATATTGGAGAGACGATACGGTGGGTTGCGCGCGCGCAGAGCCGCGGTGACGATCCAACGCGCGTTTAGAAGGCGGCAGCTTCTAAAGAAATTCAGCGCTATTACTGCTATGGCTAAGGCGGCCGATTCGAATGCTCGACGAATGCAGGATGGCGATCATTTGATGATTAACG gCAACGATATCTACGCGAATACAATGCTACAAAAGAGCCCGGCGGGTGTGGAGAAGTCTCTGGCGCTCACCAGGCCAATGCGGTCCATGTCACTACGGGAGAGACATGATGTCGACATGGG CAACCACATCGGCTGTGACTCGAACGATGTTGATGCGATGGTGGCTAGAGTCCAGCAGTCGGCGCATCAGATACACATGATCGCAAGTGAAATACCGCACAGGGGAGACGCAGATAGCGga GTGTGTAGCTGTTCCGTGAGCGGTTCAGTGACAAACATATCGACATCCTCATCACATAACGAATCTCTACACAACCATCAATTGTTGAATAACTCAG GTCCAATATACGGGAACCTACTGTCCTCCGGTGGTAAACCACTGTCGTCCCCAACAGCGCGGCAACAGCAGCAGCTAGCCGCAATCCAGGCGGCAAATGCGAGACGACATCCGCCGGAAGTGCCAAAACGGACAAGTAGTATTACACTCAA TGCGGAAAGCCCCGTGTCGCTCCGAAGAGCTGAGTGCGGGGGTGCGGTGGTGAGAGGGGGGTCTATGTCCTCCGTACAGTCCTCGTCTTCGTCATCGTCTCAGGAGCACAGGCATTACCATCAGGTGTACCAACCTAGGCaacag GAGCCCCATATCCACATCCAAGAACCGCAGTTCCAGCACACTCGTACTGCGTCTGGAACGCTCTACGAAGCTGACAGGTTCAATGTCTGGAAGAGGCAGGACGCTCCGCCCTACTATGAAGCCCCACCTGCCGCTGCCTGTTGTCGACCTCAGCATGAGCATCAGCATACCCATCAACAGCCATTGAAG gTATCAGAAACTGTACGTAAACGTCAGTATCGCGTGGGTTTAAATCTATTCAACAAAAAGCCGGAGCGTGGTATTGGCTACTTGATCTCACGTGGTTTCCTGGAGAACTCTCCGAGAGGAGTAGCAAGATTCCTTATCACCAGGAAAGGGTTAAGCAAGCAGATGATTGGAGAATATCTTGGAAACCTGCAGAACCAGTTCAACATGGCTGCGTTAGA ATGTTTCGTAAACGAGCTGGATCTATCCGGTATGGCGGTAGACGTGGCACTGCGCAGGTATCAGGCGCATTTCCGTTTGCCAGGGGAGGCACAAAAGATCGAGAGGCTGGTAGAGGCATTCGCAAGGCGCTACTGCGTGTGCAATCCAGACTTCGTACAGAGGCTTCGTACTCAGGATACG atatTCGTATTGGCGTTCGCAATTATAATGCTAAACACCGATTTGCACACACCGAATCTCAAACCGGAAGCTCGAATGTCACTCGATGACTTTGTTCGCAACTTGCGGGGCATCGACGACTGTGGAGACATCGACAGGGACATGTTGGCTGGCATCTATGAGCGTGTGAAGTCAAGCGAATTTAGACCTGGCAGCGATCATGTTACTCAG GTGATGAAAGTCCAAGCTACGATAGTGGGCAAGAAGCCGCACTTGGCCCTTCCCCACCGTCGCCTCGTGTGCTATTGCCGTCTCTACGAAATACCTGACATACATAAGAAGGAACGCCCGGGGGTGCATCAGAGAGag gtgTTCCTATTCAATGATCTTCTGGTGATAACCAAGATATTCAGCAAGAAGAAGTCGTCAGTGACCTACACGTTCAGGCAGTCATTCCCGCTGTGCGCGATGTTGGTGAATCTCTTCTCTGTTCCAC ATTACCCCTTCGGCATACGTCTGTCCCGTCGCGTGGACGGCCGCAGACTGGCAACATTCAATGCGCGTAACGAGCACGACCGTTGCAAATTCGCTGAAGACCTGCGCGAGAGCATCGCGGAAATGGATGAAATGGAGGCCATGAGGATCGAAGCTGAATTGAATAGGGGAAAGGGCAGGGGTACGAATAATAGTGCTAGGAATG TTATGGAGAATCGTGACAGTGGAGTAGCAGATGTGGAAATCGATCACCAACAATGTATTGATCACATGCATGCTCAtgg CGTGGTGCCACCGCCCCCCTCGTGCCCTGCCCCCATGGCCCCGCGCCCGCCTGGTGGAGGCTGCCCCCCTACCGCAGTCATCAAGAGGAACGTTCTCAGCAACTCCCTGGTTGACATCAACGATCCTGGTATGTATT TGGCCCTCGCAGCCGAGCGGCTCCAGCGCCGTGGGTCAGTGGGGTCCCTGGACAGCGGCATGTCCGTCTCCTTCCAGCAGGGCAGCCGCACTGCTCTTCACGCCACGTCACCGCGACATCCACCCGAGCAACGGTCGCCGG GTCGTATCTTTGGCGGTATTTTCCCGGCACGAATACGCAAACTGAGCGCATCGGGAATCCCCGACACGAAGAGCCAAGTCGGCAAAAGCACAGAAGTCTAA